The genomic DNA CACCAGCCGCGTGCGCCCCGGGTCGCCCGAGGTGCGCGCCAACTTGTTTTTGTTCGCGAGCATGTTGATGAACGAACTCTTGCCCACGTTGGATTTGCCGCATACGGCGATCATGGGCTTATCGGGTTTTAAAAATCCCTTTTTATCCGCCGCGGAAACGACGAATTTCGCGTCTTTTATGAGTATCATAGGCCCACGATCGCGCTGGAAAATACCGTATCCACTTCGGTAGCGGGAATAAAGTGCATATCTTTACGCACGCTTTCGGGTATTTCGTCCACGTCCTTTTCGTTTTCCTGCGGAATGATGACGTTCTGTATGCCGATGCGGTGCGCCGCGAGCACCTTTTCTTTGAGCCCGCCGATGGGCAGAACTTTGCCGCGCAGCGTGATCTCGCCCGTCATCGCCACGTCCTTGCGGACGGGTTTGGCGGTGAACGCCGAAAGGATCGCCGTCGCCATGGTGATGCCTGCGCTCGGCCCGTCCTTGGGCGTGGCGCCCTCGGGCACGTGAATGTGTATATCGGTGGTGCTGAACGCGTCGGGCGCGATGCCGTACTTATCGGCGTGCGCGCGGATATAACTGATTGCGGCGCGGGCGCTCTCTTTCATCACGTCGCCCAGTTTGCCCGTCAGTTGGATATCGCCCTTTCCGGGCATGGCGGAAACTTCGATGGTGAGCGTCGTACCGCCCACGCTCGTCCAGGCGAGCCCCGTCGCGGCGCCCACTTCGTTATCGTCTAATTTGCGCAGATCGCTTAAATAGCGCTTGGCGCCCAACAATTCTTCCACTCTCGCGGAGGTGATCGTCTGTTTGCCGATATTGCGGTCTTCCGCGTAATTGACCGCGATCTTACGGCAGATGGAACCGATCTGCCGTTCGAGGTTGCGGACGCCCGCCTCCATGGTATAATTTTCGATGAGCGTGACGATCGCGTCGTCCTCGATCTCGAAAATTCCGTCGTGCAAACCGTTTTCGGTGCGTTTTTTGGGTACGAGATAGCGTTTTGCAATCTCTTTTTTCTCTTCCAGCGTGTAGCCGTTCAGTTCGATCAATTCCATTCTGTCCAGAAGCGGCGCGGGAATGGTATCCACGCTGTTCGCAGTGGTGATGAAAAGCACTTTGGAAAGGTCGTAGGGAACTTCCAAAAACCTGTCGCGGAACGTCGCGTTCTGCTCGGGATCCAAGACTTCCAACAGCGCGCTGGCGGGATCGCCGCGCATATCGCTGGAAATTTTATCGATCTCGTCCAAAAGGAATACGGGATTGATACTGCCGACCGACTTCATCGCGTAGATGATGCGCCCCGGCATCGCGCCCACGTACGTCCTGCGGTGACCGCGGATCTCCGCCTCGTCCTTGACTCCGCCCAGGCTCATGCGCACGAATTTTCGGCCGAGCGCCCGCGCGACCGAGCGCGCGATGGACGTTTTGCCCACGCCCGGAGGCCCCACAAAGCAAAGAATGGGCGCGTTCATGCTCTTTGTCAACTGCAACACGGCAAGATATTCGGTGATGCGCGTCTTGACTTTTTCCAGACCGTAATGGTCTTCGTCGAGAATTTTTTTGGCGTCGGTCAGACTTTCGGTATCCTTGGTCTCTTCCGTCCAGGGAAGGTCGCACAGCCAGTCGAGATAGGTGCGGATGACGGTAAATTCGGGCGACGAAGGCGGCATTTTATCCATGCGCGCGATCTCTTTGAGCGCCTTTTCCTCGATCTCGGCGGGCATATGCTTGTCCGTGATCGCTTTGGTCAGTTCTTCCTTTTCGTTCTCGTCGTCCCCCAATTCGGTGTGAATGGCTTTGAGTTGCTCGCGGAGAAAATATTCTTTCTGGTTCTTGTCGATGCTCTGGCGCACCATGGAACTGATCTTCTTTTCGAGTTTGGCGATCTCTAACTCGTCGTTTAAACACCGCTCGAACGTTTTCAGGCGGTCCACTACGTTGACGATCTCCAATATCTGCTGTTTGACCTCGTTTTTTACGTGCAGATAGGTCATTGCGTTGTTGATATACACGTCCGCATCGTTGATTTTTTCCAGAAGCGCCACGCCCTCTTTGGGAAAGCGCGCATCGCCCGACTGAATGTCCTTCATCACGTCCTGCGCGGTGCGGAAATATGCCTCTTCGAGCATTTCGTCGCCGTGGACGGCGGGAAGTTCGGAAACGAGCGCGTAGAAACAGCCGTCCTCTTCATACACTTCTTCCGCCTTGGCGCGGAACGTACCCTCCACGTTGACGCGGAGATTATTGGAGGCGAGTTTTGCGATTTGACGGATGGTGACGACGGTGCCGACGGTATACACGTCCTCGGGCTTGATATCGTCCTTGGTCATGTCGCGCTGGGCGCACACGAAGAGCGTCATGTTCTGCTGTTCGGAGGCGCGCGAAACCGCCGTGAGCGAGACGAGTCTGCCCACATCGAAACTGGAAACCGTATCGGGGAAAACCACCTTGCCGCGGAGCGCGACCATGGGATAAACGCTTTTTTTCTTTGTTTTAGCCATATTTCATCCTTTTTTCCGCTTTCGGGAAAAATCATATCGTTTTGGGGACACTGCCCCGATTATTCGAATATACATAGTATAACACATATTTGTGATTTTTACAAGTACATAGCAAAGCGAAAGCGCGAAAAGAACTTTTCGCGCTTTTTATAATTTGTAACTACTATAAAGTCTGAAATAATATTATTTGAATTATTTAGATTATACTTTTTGAAAGGAGATCACGATATGAATAAAAACAGTATTGAATTTAAACTGATTCAGTCCAGGCTCAGAGAAACAATCGAATACAGCAATTATACTTTACAAGAGATTTCGATACGGACAAATATTTCTCTTTCGACCTTAAAAGGTTATATGACCGAGGACAGATTGCCGAATTTAAAGCGGTTTTTCACGCTTTGCACTGTATTGAATATATCTTCCGATAAAATTTTAAAAATCAAATAAGAGGCGCGAAAACTCCGAGCCTCTTTATCTATTTACTTTTTATTTTTAATATATTCGTCGATCGCTTCGGCGGCGGTTTTGCCCGCGCCCATGGCGAGAATGACCGTTGCGGCGCCCGTTACCGCGTCGCCGCCCGCGAATACGCCTTCGCGCGAGGTCTGCCCGTTTTCGTCGGCAATGATCCCGCCCCAACGCTGCGTTTCCAGTCCCTTCGTCGTGGATTTGATGAGCGGGTTGGGAGAAGTTCCGATCGCCATGATCACGCAGTCCACGTCCATCGTGAACTCGGAATTTTCCTTGACGACGGGACTTCTGCGCCCCGATGCGTCGGGTTCGCCCAATTCCATTTCCACGCATTCCATGCCGCCCACAAAGCCGTTTTCGCCCTCTAAGATGCGCACGGGATTGGTCAGAAGTTTAAAGGAGATGCCCTCTTCCTTGGCGTGCTCCACCTCTTCCCTTCTCGCGGGAAGTTCCGCCTCGCTGCGGCGGTAGACGATGGTCACTTCTTCCGCGCCCAGCCTCTTTGCGCAGCGCGCCGCGTCCATCGCGACGTTGCCGCCGCCCACGACCGCGACCTTTTTCGCGTGCGCGATGGGCGTTCTCGCGTCCTCTTTATACGCTTTCATCAGATTCACGCGCGTCAGAAACTCGTTTGCGGAATAAACGTCTTTGAGATTTTCGCCGGGAATGTTCATGAAACGCGGCAATCCCGCGCCCGAGCCGATGAATACCGCCTCGAAAGCGAACTCGTCCATCAGTTCGTCGACGGAGAGCACCTTGCCGATGACCATGTTGGTCTCCACTTTGACGCCCAGCGCGTTCAGATTGTCGATCTCTTTCTGCACGATGGCTTTGGGCAGACGGAATTCGGGGATCCCGTACACGAGCACGCCGCCCGCGAGGTGCAGCGCCTCGAACACGGTGACGTCGTAGCCGCGTTTGGCGAGATCGCCCGCGCAGGTCAGCCCCGCGGGGCCCGAGCCGACGACGGCGACTTTATGTCCGTTCGGCTGCGCCTTGACGGGCAGATCGCACGAATGTTCGTTGTGCCAGTCGGCGACGAACCGTTCCAGCCGCCCGATGGCGACGGGTTCGCCCTTGACGCCGCGCACGCATTTCTGCTCACACTGCGTTTCCTGCGGGCAGACGCGCCCGCACACGGCGGGCAGAGAACTGGACTTTTGGATGATCTGATACGCTTCTTCGAATTTTCCTTCCGCGACTTTCGCGATGAAATCGGGAATATGTATCTTGACGGGGCAGCCGCCGACGCAAGGCTTGTGTTTGCAGTTCAGGCAACGCTTGGCCTCGTCCACGGCGGTTTCGGCAGTGTAGCCGAGCGCCACTTCCTTGAAGTTTTTATTGCGCACGTCGGGTGCCTGCGCGGGCATTTCGTTTTTTTTCAAAGACATATTGGGCATATCATTTCACCTCCTTGGAAAAGAGGTTGCAGGCTTTTTCTCGCTCGTGCAACTCGAATTCTTTATACACCGTGGCGCGCTTCATCATTTCGTCGAAATCCACCTCGTGACCGTCGAAATCGGGACCGTCCACGCAGGCGAATTTGGTCTTGCCGCCCACAGTCAGACGGCAGCCGCCGCACATACCCGTGCCGTCGATCATGATGGGGTTCATGCTGACGACCGTTTTGATATCGTACTGTTTGGTGAGCAGGGAAACGAATTTCATCATGACGACGGGCCCGATGGCGATGACCTCGTCATACTGTTCGCCGCTTTCGATGAGCGCTTTCAAGGCGTCGGTGACGAGTCCTTTTTCGCCGTAAGAGCCGTCGTCGGTCATCATCTTATAGACGTCGGAAACGGATCTGAACTCCTTTTCCAGAATGACTAAATCCCGATTGCGGAAACCGACGATGCTGTGCACGACCGCACCCAGTTCGTGCAGTTTTTTCGCCACGGGATAGGCGATGGCGCAGCCGACGCCGCCGCCGATGACGGCGACTTTTTTAAGTCCCTCCACGTGCGACGCGGTGCCCAAGGGTCCCACGAAATCCTGAATGCAATCGCCCTCGCCGAGGCGGTTGAGCCGCTCGGTCGTGCCGCCGACAATCTGGAATATAATGGTGATCGTCCCTTTCTCGCGGTTATAGTCCGCGATGGTCAGGGGGATGCGCTCCCCCTCTTCATCCACGCGCAAAATGATGAACTGCCCCGGTTCGGCTTTTCTCGCGACGAACGGCGCCTCCACTTCCATGAGCGTGACGG from Candidatus Borkfalkia ceftriaxoniphila includes the following:
- the lon gene encoding endopeptidase La, translating into MAKTKKKSVYPMVALRGKVVFPDTVSSFDVGRLVSLTAVSRASEQQNMTLFVCAQRDMTKDDIKPEDVYTVGTVVTIRQIAKLASNNLRVNVEGTFRAKAEEVYEEDGCFYALVSELPAVHGDEMLEEAYFRTAQDVMKDIQSGDARFPKEGVALLEKINDADVYINNAMTYLHVKNEVKQQILEIVNVVDRLKTFERCLNDELEIAKLEKKISSMVRQSIDKNQKEYFLREQLKAIHTELGDDENEKEELTKAITDKHMPAEIEEKALKEIARMDKMPPSSPEFTVIRTYLDWLCDLPWTEETKDTESLTDAKKILDEDHYGLEKVKTRITEYLAVLQLTKSMNAPILCFVGPPGVGKTSIARSVARALGRKFVRMSLGGVKDEAEIRGHRRTYVGAMPGRIIYAMKSVGSINPVFLLDEIDKISSDMRGDPASALLEVLDPEQNATFRDRFLEVPYDLSKVLFITTANSVDTIPAPLLDRMELIELNGYTLEEKKEIAKRYLVPKKRTENGLHDGIFEIEDDAIVTLIENYTMEAGVRNLERQIGSICRKIAVNYAEDRNIGKQTITSARVEELLGAKRYLSDLRKLDDNEVGAATGLAWTSVGGTTLTIEVSAMPGKGDIQLTGKLGDVMKESARAAISYIRAHADKYGIAPDAFSTTDIHIHVPEGATPKDGPSAGITMATAILSAFTAKPVRKDVAMTGEITLRGKVLPIGGLKEKVLAAHRIGIQNVIIPQENEKDVDEIPESVRKDMHFIPATEVDTVFSSAIVGL
- a CDS encoding helix-turn-helix domain-containing protein, giving the protein MNKNSIEFKLIQSRLRETIEYSNYTLQEISIRTNISLSTLKGYMTEDRLPNLKRFFTLCTVLNISSDKILKIK
- the gltA gene encoding NADPH-dependent glutamate synthase — protein: MPNMSLKKNEMPAQAPDVRNKNFKEVALGYTAETAVDEAKRCLNCKHKPCVGGCPVKIHIPDFIAKVAEGKFEEAYQIIQKSSSLPAVCGRVCPQETQCEQKCVRGVKGEPVAIGRLERFVADWHNEHSCDLPVKAQPNGHKVAVVGSGPAGLTCAGDLAKRGYDVTVFEALHLAGGVLVYGIPEFRLPKAIVQKEIDNLNALGVKVETNMVIGKVLSVDELMDEFAFEAVFIGSGAGLPRFMNIPGENLKDVYSANEFLTRVNLMKAYKEDARTPIAHAKKVAVVGGGNVAMDAARCAKRLGAEEVTIVYRRSEAELPARREEVEHAKEEGISFKLLTNPVRILEGENGFVGGMECVEMELGEPDASGRRSPVVKENSEFTMDVDCVIMAIGTSPNPLIKSTTKGLETQRWGGIIADENGQTSREGVFAGGDAVTGAATVILAMGAGKTAAEAIDEYIKNKK
- a CDS encoding sulfide/dihydroorotate dehydrogenase-like FAD/NAD-binding protein encodes the protein MYKIIRKKELNPTVTLMEVEAPFVARKAEPGQFIILRVDEEGERIPLTIADYNREKGTITIIFQIVGGTTERLNRLGEGDCIQDFVGPLGTASHVEGLKKVAVIGGGVGCAIAYPVAKKLHELGAVVHSIVGFRNRDLVILEKEFRSVSDVYKMMTDDGSYGEKGLVTDALKALIESGEQYDEVIAIGPVVMMKFVSLLTKQYDIKTVVSMNPIMIDGTGMCGGCRLTVGGKTKFACVDGPDFDGHEVDFDEMMKRATVYKEFELHEREKACNLFSKEVK